CCGGTGCTTTACCGGCCTTTTGGCAGCAGCGGTACGCCTTTTGCGGGGAATTTCCGCCCAGGCTATGACGAGAGGAACGGCGTTTATGTCAAGTCGACCTTTGTCTACAAGTTCAACCCGAACCTCAGCGGCAGGCTTTTTTTGGATTATTTCGCCAAGAAGGGTTTTGGCACCGGCGGCGAGGCGGATTACCGGAAGCCGGAGAAAAACATCTCAAACCTGTCCGTTTACCGCATAAGGGAGACGGGCTCGAAACTCGACCGCTGGGGCGCCAGCGGCGGCTACTGGCACAGCTTTAACCGTTTCAGCGAAAGCGACCCCGCCCGCTATTACAGCCAGTCATCCTTTCGCCTGCTCTCAGACCCGGACTTTAACAATGATTTTTTCCGCAACAACCCCTTTGCCGTAAGTCCCGACAAACAGGCGAGCCTTGCCTTTACCCGGCAGTCAAATTACACGCTGACGCGCCTCAGCATTTCCGAGCACTATGTACGGAGCGCGGACTTAAAGAGCTTTATCAAGGATTCCGAATCTGCGCCGAGGCTTGATTTTAATACCGTGCCTTTTAAGGTCGGCCCTCTGCCGGTTTTAAATTCCTTCACAGGGGATTTTGAAAACGCGCTGGATACCGGAACAAACCAATACCAGCGCAGGGGCCGCGGCGTCTGGACGATGTCAAAACCGGTGCCGTTCAGCAAACATATTATACTCTCGCCTTCGGTTTTTTACGATCAGTCGCTTTTTATCGCCACGTCCGCCGTTATGGCTGATCAGTGGATAGGCCGCTACGGCTCCAATGTCAATCTGCGCTACGACAGTCTTTGGGGCGCGTTCGATTTTAAATATTCATACCTGCGCCGCATGAAAGTTAACCGCCTTGGGCCGGACTCAAAGGCGGCCGACAAGGGGGAGGAGATCAAGTCAATATCCCCGGAACTTTTTATAATGCCGCGCAGAGACATTTACTTTAAGTCCCAGACTTCCTACGATCTTCGGGATTCCTCGCATTCCGTTTTTTCCCAGCGCCTGTCCCCGCTTATCTCCGAATTATATTACTCGCCGCGCCAGGGGCTGGATATATATCTTGAGGATTCTTACATTTTCGGGAATGGCAACCGCAGTTTTATCGCCCAGATTAACGTGGGCGACGAAAAAAACTACTCGCATTCCGGCCTTGCAAATTATAACTCTGACCCCAGCGTCTACATTCTCAACCAGACGTTCGGTTTTAAACCGCGCCCGGACTCCTCCTGGCGCGTTGAGGGCGTTTTGCGCTTCAAAACCGTGCCCGCCGGTTTTATAAGGTTTTCGGAATTTATTTTTTTTGAAAAGAGCCTGATAGTTTACAAGGATTTTCACGATTTCAGGACAAAGTGGGAAGTCCGCACCCGCACGGGGGCTAAAGAGTTTTATTTCCTTATCAGTTTGAAAATGAACGATCACGCGGCGAAAGACGACTTGGACGCTGATTCCAGGAAATTCTGGCATCCCTGGCGGAAAGAGGGGGAGGTCCGGGACTAGGGGTTAGAGAATAGCGAACAGCGAAGCAGGGGAAGAAGGTTAAGAAAAACAAAAAAACATCAAAATCCGTGTTTCCACCCCTATTCGCTATTCGCTTGAGTTTCGTAAAATGATAAAATAGATTTCAGGAGAAAATTTAAACATGAAAAAACGGCTTTGGCTGGTTACCGGCGGGGCGGGTTTCATAGGCTCCAACATAACGGAAGAACTTATAAAAAGAGGGGAGCGGGTGCGTGTTTTTGATAATTTCTCCACCGGCAGGAAAGAGAACCTGGAACCTTTTGCCGGTAAATTTGAACTGGTAAAAGGCGATTTGCGACAGCCCCCGGACCTTGTCCGCGCCATGAAGGGTGTTACTTATGTTCTGCATCAGGCGGCTTTCCGTTCCGTGCCCAAGTCCGTTGACAATCCCCGCGCCGCTAACGATAATAACGCCACCGGCACGCTTAACGCTTTAATGGCGGCAAAAAAAGCGGGGGTGAGACGTTTTGTGTATGCGGCCACAAGTTCCGCTTACGGGGAATGCCGCGTGTTCCCGCAGAAGGAAAGTTTGCCGACCGCGCCGGTATCGCCTTACGCGGTGAGCAAACTGGCCGGGGAGCATTATTGCCACGTGTTCGCGAAAACTTACGGGCTTGAAACCGTGGCGCTGCGCTATTTCAACGTGTTCGGACCAAGGCAGAATCCGGAATCCGTTTACTCGGCTGTCATTCCGAAGTTCATGGAGCTGGCAGCGCAGGGCCGTCCCCTTGAGGTGCACTGGGACGGCAGGCAGTCCCGCGATTTCACCTTTGTCAGCAATGTGGTGGACGGTAATATACGCGCGGCCCTGGCGCCAGGGGTTTCCGGCAAGGTGTATAATGTAGCCACCGGGTCAAACATCTCGCTTCTGGATATTGTCAGGGAACTTGAGCGTATTCTTGACCGGAAAATAGAAAAGGTTTTTCTGCCGAAGCGCCGCGGCGATATCCGTAAGACTTACGCGGATATTACCCGCGCCCGCAGGGAGCTGGGCTTTAAGCCGCTGGTGATGTTCCCGGAGGGCATCAAGCTTACCTGGGATTATTTTTTTAAAAAGTTCAACGGAGATAAACAATGATCTTTAATGTTTCGTCGGGGTCCGGTTGGATCGAAGTGGTCTGCGGCAGCATGTTTTCCGGCAAGACCCAGGAACTGATACGGCGCCTTAAACTGGCGAACATCGCCCGGCAGAAGGTGCAGGTTTTTAATTCTCATCTGGATACGCGCTACTCCAAGGAGCATTTGGTGTCGCACGACAAGACTATGCTGGCGGCTAAGCCCGTAAAAACCGCTAAGGAGATCCTTAAAGAAATAGCTCCGGACACGCAGGTGGTGGGTATAGATGAGGCGCACTTTTTCGGGGAAGAAATAGTGGAAGTCTGCCAGAAGCTCGCGGATTCTGGTAAGCGCGTGATAGTGGCGGGCCTGGACCAGGACTACCGCGGCTCGGCGTTTTTAAACATGGCAAGGCTTATGGCCGTGTCGGAGTTCGTGACCAAGAACCTGGCGATCTGCATGGTTTGCGGCAACCCCGCACATTTCAGCCAGCGTTTAAGCGACAGCGGCCGCAGGATAGAGGTGGGTTCGGGAGACAAATACGAAGCCCGCTGCAGAAAGTGCTTCAAGCCTGAAAAGTAAAAATGCCGTAGGCCATAAGCCATATGCCATAAGCTTCGGGAGGTCCTTATAAAAGCATATGGCATACGGCTTCAAGCATATGGCAAGTAATGATAGTTATTTAAATAAGGCATCCGATATGTACATCCCTAAAGACAGCAACACCCCCAAACTTTTCCCGGACTTTTTCCATCTGGGCGTCAAGCTTGATTCTTCCAACCGCTGGCTGAAGCTGGCTTCGATCATCCCGTGGGAGCGTCTTGATGAGCTCTACGGACGCTATTTTTCAGAGACAGGCCGCCCCGCCAAAGATTCGCGGCTCGTTTGCGGACTTCTCATTCTTAAACAACTCAAGAACCTGTCGGACGACGAGGCCGTCAACGAGTTCAAGGAAAATCCTTACATACAGGCCTTTTGCGGCTGCGAGTATTTCGTGACGGAGAATGCGCCGGCTTCCGGGCTTCTTTCGGAGCGCAGGAAGCGTCTCGGAGAGGATTTTTTTGATTACCTTGAAGGCGACGTGGCCAGGATACTCCGAGAGCAGAAATTTGTCCGCCCGAAATCGCGCGCCCAGGAAAGGCCCGGCATCCTGGGTTCCATCATCACCTCCATCCGCGGTCTGTTCGGAAAATAAACCTTCCGTATCATTTTAATATCTGCTCAGTAAAAACCGGTAGCCGCTTCATGCGCGGTTAAATCGGTTCACTGGAATTTTTTTGCAGGTTTGCAAAGTCGTGGCGACCAGCGGGTTTGGCATCCCGCTCCCGCAGGAACCCCTCCCGTGGTTTCCCCCCGAAACGGGGCCCCCCATCCGCTAAGGGAGCGGGATGCCAAACCCGCCGGTTCCACTCCCAAAATTTTCCTTCCTTACTTTATATAAATAACCCCACCCTGATGGTGAATCCTATCCCACCCCCAAGGTCGCAGCCAAGCCTATAAAAAACTCAGGCTACTTTTATTAAAAAAGTAGCCTGAGTTCTTTCTGCACCCGAAATTATATTTTATGTTTGTGAAGATATGAAACAACAGGTTTGTAGGTATTATCGATTACATCGAGCACAAATTTTTTAAGTCCCTCGGATTCCACATTTGTAATGTCACTATCAGCAATCTTATACTCAGGACCTGCCCAGATACACCTCCAACAAGGCCATTGCTTCATGGTGCCTTCGAGTTTCGGCAATTTTGATTTGACAGCCTTTCGCATATTTTCCGCGTATTCGACATATTTAGGCGACTGACCAGAACCATCCTTTTTACCACACCATGCCATTAGTCTAATAGTAAAAGTGGCTGAGTTATCATCCGAATGTAACTGGTAATAAACCTCAAAATCATCTTGATACAAGCCTTGAAGTGAAATGTTGAATTCTCGGGGATATGGTGTTGCCCTAGGATGATGCCATGCAATATATGCGCTTGGATATTCAGTCTTTAATTCTCGCACCAAATACTCGTAGATTAAATTTCTCAAATTTGGTAAAAAAATATTTTTCCTAATCAGTTCTAAAGCATTTTGTCTTCTCGGACTACTGGAAATCTTTGTTTTTATAGAACTTTTCACAGTCCCTCCGTTTGTGCACTCTAAAATATGCTTTTCAATATAAATCGGAAACGCTTTGAGTAACATTTTCGCATCTGCGTTCTGGCACCTTGCTTGAGAGTGTAACGCAACGGGGAGTAATTCTTTATAAGATAGTGCACGAACCAGACAGTTAGATGCTAATTTATCGCTTGCGGTTTTTGGAGCTTTTCCCAATGGATTAAGGAAGACCAATAATTTGGGTGATTTCGGAAAAGAATGTATGAGAGCTTTCTGATAGTCGGATAATTGAGCATCTCTTTCTTTTGCAAAAACTTTATTTTCTATTCCTAAAGCCAATATTGTTTTGCTCGCCCCCTTGCTCTGAGAATCTTTAACTGTAACTAATATATCAAGGAATTTATTCTCATGTGTTTTCCAAGGAGAAGAAGTGTTGGACTCAAGTGAGTCACAAGATTTAACATCCTTCTTGAAAATCAAAAGAAATTGTTTAAGAAAATAATCCCCTAAACCATGTGACTCACCGCTATTTAAAAAATACGCAATAATTCTTGAAAAAGCATTCTCATTAATAAGATCTTGAAAAATATCCAATACTGAGTTGTTGTCAGCATATTTCTCAAATTGGTGAAAGAAATTGTCATCTAGCAGCTTTAAGATAGTAATCATGTCTCGCATATTTTAATTATTTATTGGCTGACGCCCCTAATTACTTTGGATATTATACCCCAAATCAGGGCCATGGCTTAAATTTTTACAAGCTTGGTTGCGATCTTGTGGGCGGGTAATTCGGCTGTATCATAAAAGGGCGGGGTTGTTATAATATTTTAAAGTTTTTCACGGTTTATAATAAATATCACAAAGGAGCCAGCAGGTTCCCTGGGCGCTCCATTCGAGGGTTTTAAGTCCGTGGTCTGGAGCGTATCGCTATCATTAGCGACGGCGGTGAATGTCTGAGCCTCGCACTGTGTGCGAGGCGAGTTCGCACGCCGGCGGAAGACCACGGGCTTCTTCCCCAAAACCCGGTCTCGGAGCGCCCAGGGAACCTGCTGGCTCCTTTAAATAAATAATTATTAAATCCAGAAACTACGGCCCCCAGTTAGGGGTATAGGAATTACCTTCAAGTTCGGTAAGGGGATGCGGGGCGCTGCCGTCGGAATCCATTATGAAAATTTCTCTGCGGCCGCGTCTTGTTGAGGTAAAAGCTATAAAACGGCCATCGGGTGACCAGGAGGGGTCTTCATTGTTCCCCGCTTTATTTGTGAGGCGCCGTATTTGGCCGCCCGTGAGGTCGGTCAGAAAAATATTCATGTTCTCCTGGGGGGTTTCGCGCCCGGAAAACACTATCCAGTCGCCCGCGGGGGACCATGAGGGCGAATCACACCAGTTCAGGCGGGTCAGGCGGCGTATTTTGCCGGAATCCGTTTCAAGCACATGCACCTGCGGGTTGCCGGAGCGGTTCGAAATAAAGGCTATCTGTTTGCCGTCGGGAGAATAGGTGGGCGAGGAACTTACCGCGAAATTGGTCAGGAGTTTTTTCAGCGCTTTAGTAACCACGTCAAGAGCGTAGATATTGGGGTCGTCGCCCCGCGACAAAGTCATTACCATGGTCATTCCGTCGGGCGAGATGCCGCCGGGAATATTGAGGCCCTGAAAGGTGGTGAAGGGTCGGATCTTGCCGGCTTTCATGTCAATTTCGAACATGTCGGGGTTGTTGTAACGGTAAGTGGTGTAATAAATGCGCGAAGCGTCCTGTGACCAGCGCGGCAAAAGGGCTATTGATTTGTCGTGGGTGAGCCGGATGAGGTTTTCACCGTCGTAGTCAATGGAGTAAATTTCCTTGTTGCCGGTGGTGTTATTCGCGAAGGCGAGCTTTGAATGGGCGATGCCCCTGCGCCCGGTCAGACGCAGCACAGCGTCGTCCGCGAAAAGATGCGCCGCGCGTCTGAGGGCGCGCGGCTCGCCCTGATAATACTTGTCAAGCAGTACCTTGCCGGTTTCCAGGTCATAAATCCTTCCTGAGAATGTCCATACTTTTCCCAGGTCCGAAGCTTTGGCCGTAATAAGATGTCCCGCCAGGTTTTTCCAAAATGCCATGGCTTCAGGACCGGAACTTAAATTGACGGTATTCAACGGTTCTTCTTTTAAATCGAAATATCTGGAGTAAAGCAGATCCGAACGCACTATATCGCGGAAAGTTTCAGCCAGCTTCAGGTCCTCAGGCGAGTCTAAGCGCGAGGGTAAAAAAGAGGCCAGTGCAAGCGCGGTTTTGGGGACTTCTCTCTGGTTTTCCACGCCTATATAAACTTCCGTCTCCGCGCGGGCGGCTCCCGCGCGGAAAAGCAGAAATATCGCCAGAATGACCGATTTTTTCATGGATTTCTTAAATAGCGCTGAAGAGCTGGAAGTTCTGAAGCGCTGAAATCGGAACTGGAGCGTTGTATGATTCCGGAGACTTCAGCGCTTTGTTGAAAACCAAAAAAACGCAACGGGCTTAAGGATTTCCTTGAAATCACTGTTCGCTATTTGCTGTTCGTTGCTCACTGCTCACTGTTCCACGGATATTAATGGTGCGCGGGTTTTGCCTTGTGCGCGTCGGCCTTGGCGGGGTTAAGCTTTAAAAGATACTCTCTTGCTGTTTTAGCCTCGGCTGATTTTGGAAAATCCGTTTCTATGGATTGCAGGTAACTGATGGCCTCGCCTTTTTTATCTTCCGGCAGTTTCAATATGGAAAGCGCGTATTTAAGCCGGACTACCGGCACGCGCTGTGATTTGGGATATTTCTCAAGAGTGGTGCCGTAGGACATGGCCGCCTCTTTCCAGTGTCCCTTGAGGTATAGCGATTCCCCCAGGTAATAATAAGCGCCTTCCGCCATATCGCCCGCGGGGAAGCGGGAGAGATAATTCTTAAAGCCGCTGACGGAGGCGTCAAAGTTATTGTTGAGGAAAGCGGAGTACGCGTCGTTATATATTTTGGCGGGAAGCAGGGCGGTTTCCACCTCTTCCTGCTGTTTTTTTATGGTCTGCCCTATGGCGTTCACTCGCTTGTTCATGCCCGAGTCCACTTCATCAAGGCGCGAGGAAAGTTTTTCCATGCGCGAGGTGATGTCTTTCAGGCTTTCCGAGAACACATTCAGGCTTGTGGAGAGATTGTCCATCTTCACGGCCAGGTCCGCCTGATTTTTTTGCATGTTGTTAAGATTGGTGTTCAGGTCATCCATCTGGCTCTGCATCTGCAGCATGTCATGCTGGGTGGCCACGCAGCCGGCGGCGGCTATCAGCGCCGGAAACAAAAGCAGGTGTTTTAGTTTTACCATGTTTTACTTTGCCTTTACTTTGGTCTCAGCGCGTCTGTTCTGCTGCCAGCAGGTTTCAGTTTCCTCGCTGCAAAGGGGTTTTTCCTTGCCGTAGGAAATGGTGCCGAGCGCGCTGTCGGAAACGCCAAGGCGGACGTAGTAGTCGCGCACCTCTTTGGCCCTTTTCTGGCCAAGCGCCAGATTGTATTCGATCGTTCCGCGCTGGTCGCAATGGCCTTCCACCATCACGGTCCAGTCTTTGTGGGTCTTCAGTATATCGGCGTTTTTCTGCAGGGCCTGTCTTGACGCCTCGGACAGCGTGTAGCTGTCCAGATCAAAATTGACGGTTACAATGTTTTCCTGTGAAACAAATTCCCCGCCGCGTATATTCGCCTCGTAGCCGGCGGTGTCGGTGCTTTCCTGTATCTCAAGAGTGGGGGCAGTAGTAGTGTCGGTAACCATGTCGGTTTTGGCGCCGGCGGCGTTTTTTACGTTTTTATTGACGCAAGAAGCAAGACTAAGCGCTAAAAGCGGCAAAGCGGCCAAAACTAAAAGTCTGATTTTCATCAATTCCTCCGTATACATTAAACTCGCGTATATAATCTATAAAAAAAACAGACAAAACACAAACGAATTAACAGGCAGATGCGCTTTAACTTGTAACTTGTGACCTGCAACTTGCGGCTTGTTACGCCGTCCTCTCGGTCAGCGCGTTTATGTAATTTTTTAATTCTGCGGCACGGTCTTTTTCCGGCAGCAGCTCTACCAGCGGAAAGATGGCGGCCCGCGCCCGTTCGCGCGCTTTTTCCCGGGCGGCTTTGGCAAAGCCTCTTTTTACCACTATGTCGGCCGCGCGCATCACGCTTATCAAATCTCTTGAGCCGGAGGCGGAAAAAGCGGCCATGAGCTTTTCAAGCTCCGGTCCGGAAACTTTATCTTTAAGCGCCAAAATAAGCGGCAGGGTGCGTTTACCGTCAAAAATATCTTTAAATCTGTCCTTGCCGGAGTTTGACGCTTCGCTTTCAAAATCAAGCGCGTCGTCCACCAGTTGAAAGCAGACGCCTGTTTCCTCCCCAAGACGGGCGCAGGGCTCGAACAGGGCCGGCTTTTTTGCAAGGCGGGACAGGGTGAGCGCGCACCAGCGGAACAAAGAGCCGGTTTTTAAAGCGATAATGCGATAAATTTCTTCCTCGCTCATGCCCAGGCCTTTTGAATTTTCCTCAAGCAGAGCGCCTTCGGTCATGCGGTGTACGGAGTTCACCAGCTCTTCGGCCGCGCCAGGCGCCGCCTGCGCCGCCCGGTCAAAGGCAATGGCTATCAGCAGGTCGCCGACAAGTATGGCCTTATTGACGCCCAAAGACGCGTTAAGCGTGGGAACGCCCCTTCTGGTGGAGGCTTTGTCTACGCAGTCGTCATGCAAAAGAGAGGCCGTGTGCGTAAGTTCGGCGGCAATGCCCACGCGCTCCGAGAGCGGGCGTTTGATGCCAAGGGCGTCCCCCATCAGGATTGAAAAGCGGGCCCTGGCGGCCTTGCCAAGAAAATTGAAAGGAATCCGGCTTATGTCAAAAACAGAAGGGTCGATGCCGCGCAAAAGCCCGCCGATCCCGTCATCTACCCGTTTCAGCGAGAGCGCAAGGCCGTCAGTTTTAAGCATGAACGACTATTTTAGCATTTTGCCGGCTGAGCGTTTGTTTTACGGGGAAGCCCCGCAGTGTCTGAAGTTATGCTTTTTGGGGAGTTTAAGATGAGATGTCTTTTATCTCCGATGGCGGTTTTTGTGCTGCGATCACAGGGCTGCTGATTTTTTCAGCCGCCCTATTTTATAAAATCCACTTCCGGCCAGTCGCTGGGAGTGCCGTCCACCGAAGTCAGGCGCGCGTCCTCTTTATTGACAGTGCTCATCTGCTGGAAGGATTCTTTCAGCTCGGAAAGTGAAACGTCGAATTTTTTGACTTTTAAAAGTACCAGATAGAAAACCCCCGCCATAATAAACGACGCCGGCGCTATATATAACCACGAAGCCGAATTCAGCCGGAACAGGAAAACCGCGCACAGAAATTCCCAGAAAGCCAGCACAAAACTCGCTCCCAAAAACAGATAGGAAATGACGATGTTGTATTCGTCGTTTTTAGGCAGCGAGATAACAAGCATTATCAGGGCTATGTCTATTAAAAGCAGGTACACGGAGCGTAATACCCAGTTTTTCCATCTTTGTTTTGAAACCACCACTATCCCGTAAAACGGGTCGTCAAT
The sequence above is a segment of the Elusimicrobiota bacterium genome. Coding sequences within it:
- the bamD gene encoding outer membrane protein assembly factor BamD — protein: MVKLKHLLLFPALIAAAGCVATQHDMLQMQSQMDDLNTNLNNMQKNQADLAVKMDNLSTSLNVFSESLKDITSRMEKLSSRLDEVDSGMNKRVNAIGQTIKKQQEEVETALLPAKIYNDAYSAFLNNNFDASVSGFKNYLSRFPAGDMAEGAYYYLGESLYLKGHWKEAAMSYGTTLEKYPKSQRVPVVRLKYALSILKLPEDKKGEAISYLQSIETDFPKSAEAKTAREYLLKLNPAKADAHKAKPAHH
- a CDS encoding PD-(D/E)XK nuclease family protein — protein: MITILKLLDDNFFHQFEKYADNNSVLDIFQDLINENAFSRIIAYFLNSGESHGLGDYFLKQFLLIFKKDVKSCDSLESNTSSPWKTHENKFLDILVTVKDSQSKGASKTILALGIENKVFAKERDAQLSDYQKALIHSFPKSPKLLVFLNPLGKAPKTASDKLASNCLVRALSYKELLPVALHSQARCQNADAKMLLKAFPIYIEKHILECTNGGTVKSSIKTKISSSPRRQNALELIRKNIFLPNLRNLIYEYLVRELKTEYPSAYIAWHHPRATPYPREFNISLQGLYQDDFEVYYQLHSDDNSATFTIRLMAWCGKKDGSGQSPKYVEYAENMRKAVKSKLPKLEGTMKQWPCWRCIWAGPEYKIADSDITNVESEGLKKFVLDVIDNTYKPVVSYLHKHKI
- a CDS encoding SDR family oxidoreductase, which produces MKKRLWLVTGGAGFIGSNITEELIKRGERVRVFDNFSTGRKENLEPFAGKFELVKGDLRQPPDLVRAMKGVTYVLHQAAFRSVPKSVDNPRAANDNNATGTLNALMAAKKAGVRRFVYAATSSAYGECRVFPQKESLPTAPVSPYAVSKLAGEHYCHVFAKTYGLETVALRYFNVFGPRQNPESVYSAVIPKFMELAAQGRPLEVHWDGRQSRDFTFVSNVVDGNIRAALAPGVSGKVYNVATGSNISLLDIVRELERILDRKIEKVFLPKRRGDIRKTYADITRARRELGFKPLVMFPEGIKLTWDYFFKKFNGDKQ
- the pal gene encoding peptidoglycan-associated lipoprotein Pal, whose translation is MKIRLLVLAALPLLALSLASCVNKNVKNAAGAKTDMVTDTTTAPTLEIQESTDTAGYEANIRGGEFVSQENIVTVNFDLDSYTLSEASRQALQKNADILKTHKDWTVMVEGHCDQRGTIEYNLALGQKRAKEVRDYYVRLGVSDSALGTISYGKEKPLCSEETETCWQQNRRAETKVKAK
- a CDS encoding polyprenyl synthetase family protein; this translates as MLKTDGLALSLKRVDDGIGGLLRGIDPSVFDISRIPFNFLGKAARARFSILMGDALGIKRPLSERVGIAAELTHTASLLHDDCVDKASTRRGVPTLNASLGVNKAILVGDLLIAIAFDRAAQAAPGAAEELVNSVHRMTEGALLEENSKGLGMSEEEIYRIIALKTGSLFRWCALTLSRLAKKPALFEPCARLGEETGVCFQLVDDALDFESEASNSGKDRFKDIFDGKRTLPLILALKDKVSGPELEKLMAAFSASGSRDLISVMRAADIVVKRGFAKAAREKARERARAAIFPLVELLPEKDRAAELKNYINALTERTA
- a CDS encoding DPP IV N-terminal domain-containing protein, giving the protein MKKSVILAIFLLFRAGAARAETEVYIGVENQREVPKTALALASFLPSRLDSPEDLKLAETFRDIVRSDLLYSRYFDLKEEPLNTVNLSSGPEAMAFWKNLAGHLITAKASDLGKVWTFSGRIYDLETGKVLLDKYYQGEPRALRRAAHLFADDAVLRLTGRRGIAHSKLAFANNTTGNKEIYSIDYDGENLIRLTHDKSIALLPRWSQDASRIYYTTYRYNNPDMFEIDMKAGKIRPFTTFQGLNIPGGISPDGMTMVMTLSRGDDPNIYALDVVTKALKKLLTNFAVSSSPTYSPDGKQIAFISNRSGNPQVHVLETDSGKIRRLTRLNWCDSPSWSPAGDWIVFSGRETPQENMNIFLTDLTGGQIRRLTNKAGNNEDPSWSPDGRFIAFTSTRRGRREIFIMDSDGSAPHPLTELEGNSYTPNWGP
- a CDS encoding transposase, giving the protein MYIPKDSNTPKLFPDFFHLGVKLDSSNRWLKLASIIPWERLDELYGRYFSETGRPAKDSRLVCGLLILKQLKNLSDDEAVNEFKENPYIQAFCGCEYFVTENAPASGLLSERRKRLGEDFFDYLEGDVARILREQKFVRPKSRAQERPGILGSIITSIRGLFGK
- a CDS encoding thymidine kinase produces the protein MIFNVSSGSGWIEVVCGSMFSGKTQELIRRLKLANIARQKVQVFNSHLDTRYSKEHLVSHDKTMLAAKPVKTAKEILKEIAPDTQVVGIDEAHFFGEEIVEVCQKLADSGKRVIVAGLDQDYRGSAFLNMARLMAVSEFVTKNLAICMVCGNPAHFSQRLSDSGRRIEVGSGDKYEARCRKCFKPEK